From Capra hircus breed San Clemente chromosome 1, ASM170441v1, whole genome shotgun sequence:
ataaaataattgagTACAATTGCAGTCTACTGAAAAGAAGAATACAATTATGTTTGGAGAGGTAATTAATCGGGGTTCAAAGTTAATGTTTTCTATcataaaatcattttcaaatgttcatctataaaaaatatttttagctcaGAGATGACAATAAAAACGAGGTGGGCCAAGTTTAGAATACAAACCATAGTCCACTGACACCAGCACTAAAGCAAACAGAAATGCTATAAAATCAACATGATTCactgtctgtaaataaataaagcaaaaataacggAGAGAAAGACTTGTCAAGTGTTTCAACAATTCAAGTGAGAATCCTTAGGGAATCTATGGTCCCTTCCTATCCAATTTAACccaatctataaaaataaaaaggtgggGGCTAGGGGTAGGAGAGGAATTACTAATATCTTTCTGTCTGTATCTGGAGAAGCCTGCAAGGAAGCACTGTGCTCCCAGGACCTTGCACTGGGATGTCACCACACTGAAGAGTTCAAGCGTGTTTTCCTGGATGCAGGGGGATGAGGGCCATCACAAGTGAGAGGAAACCAAGGACACACAGAAACAGCCTGTGTCCGTGAGGAGCCTGTGGAGACAACAGCTCAGCAGGACGACTTCCTCACGGGAGCGCTTGCTAGCAGAGCGCGAGCTGCCCCACCCAACTACTGGGACGCCAGTGAACTCTGCTTACCCACCCTTCTGTGAAAATGTTTACACAGAAAAGGACTTAGTGACTCCATCCAAATCCTGGCACAATTAAAACAGTTAACAGTCTACTGATGCAGTGCAAACTGTTCTACTGAACATTAACTTTACTTTCTGTGAAGCATCTAAATACCTTTCATATTTGCCTTTGGTCCACTGTATTGTCTGCGCGTGCACACTTCACAAAGCAGTTTATTAGCATCCCGAAGTTTCTCATTTCGAGTGAACTGATACAAACAGTGTTGGACTGAACACTCATCGGTGTTGAAAGCCTCCCTATTTGCGAGTGTACAGAAAGCAGTCTCTGGATCTTCGTTTACAACCTCATATACCTTCGTCCCGGGAGTAGGATCGTCATCCAGAATCTCTATATTTATTTCGTCAGGTTGCAGAGCAGCATTCAAGTTAAGGTTCTCAAAACCACTGGAAATGTCCACTTCTCCATTGCTCCCTTCCTTCAGGTAGGCACCGTTTAAATTCTTAGGACATTCAGTGGCAGACGATGCCAAAACCTCCAGATCATTATCCACACTGACATTTTTCATAGCTGCTTTCTCTGTGGATTTTTGATTGTCAGTTATACTTTCTATCATTTTTTCATGGCCATTCAAATCTTCCTGATTAACACAATATTCTTTAGGTGCAACTTCCTCTTGTGAGATATGGTTGGACTTAATATCTGCTTCTCCCTGAAGTGACATTTCAACTTCGCATTCATTATCTTCAGGATGGTCAACGGCATAGACATTTAAATGAAGAACTTTCCCTTGAATTTTCTGTTGTCTTCGTTGGTTCTGTGTAAAAAgtacaaaatgttaaaaaatagagggagagaaaaagcatACATGTACCACATTAGATTTTCTTATTtatcaatcaaaaataaataataaggaagAGTTCACTCCCAGAAAAGTTCCTTTACTGtcaaagagattaaataattataaagaaaagttCTGTGAAAGGAGGGGTAAACCATTaccaatattcaaaaaactgtCACACAGGGGCAAATAAAAATGGGCACAATTTAGACAGAGCAGTCTAGATCTAGACAGAGCAGCGAGGCTGCTGAACCCAAGCAGCCATGTGTGAAGGCGGGGGGCGAGTGACGACACATACATCAGGAAGGGATGTATCCATGTGAGTTGTAACTACACGATCAAGGCTTCACTTAAGAGATAAAAAAAACAATCCGAAAACTCAAGGACAAGCAGAGGGATGGAGGATAAAATTCCAGGAAACAAACAGCCCCAAATCAGAGAAGCAGCAGGAAGCCACATGTACAGAGAACACTTAAATCACTAGCCACTTAAACCACCTTCTTTGCTGTTTGCTGCCTCTGTCCCAGCATGGGGGTGTGGGGTTGGTGTGGGCAGGGTTTCACGGAGATTCCTGTTACTGGAATGGCTGAAGACTCAAAGGGTTAGCACTTGAGCTGTCATAAAAGGACAGCCCCATGAGGCTAATTTGTAATACCAGAAAGTTGAAGGGGCACATACAGGGCCCTGGacacaaatattttctgagaCGCTTCAGTTAAAAGTAGTTacacatgaaagaaaaatgaagatgagCGAATACTTCAAAGGAAACACAAATGGCccttaaacataaaaatatgcttaacttcactttcatatgttgctgatgggaacataaattggtatAGCTTTTGTGGAGGGCAATTATTTTAGCAAAACTACAAATACAATCCCTCTTCTCAAAATATACGCTACAGATGACATATGTATAGGGTTCTTCACAGAAGCACTGGCCATTACAGCAGAAGAGCATAGGTGTTTGTATATCCAAATCAATAAAGAAATGGTCAGATGAACTATAGCACATCTTTTAAGAGTATatcttttaaactatattttgtagaaggctgagtgctgaagaactgatgcttttgaactgtgctgttggagaagactcttgagagtcccttggactgcaaagagatcaaaccagtcaatcctaaaggatatcaaccctgaatattcactggaaagactgatgctgatgctaaagctccagcactttggctacctgatgcgaacagcaattcactggaaaagaccctatgctgggaaagatggagggtgggagaaggggatggcagaggatgagatggttggatggcatcactgattcaatggactttgagtaaactccaggagatagtgaaggacagggaagccttgcgtgctgtagtccatggggtcgcagagttggacatgactgagtgactgaacaacatttacTACTAAAACAGAATTctatgtaactttttaaaaagaaatttggggGGTATAGTAGCTTTTTAATGTTGGGTTAGTTTTAATTGTACCACAAACTGAATCACCTATACATATCTCTcttttttctggatttccttcctatttaggtcaccacagagcatcaaGTAGAGTTTCTTTACAtgattgttaaaaaaaagaatctttgcgTCCTGAAACATGAAGAAACGTAAAGATCTCCAAGAATCTAACTAAGTAGAAAAAAACAAGGACCAGAACAATgtgcataatttttaaaaccagGAAAACACAAGACCACATATTTGTACTTGATTGTATTTTCCCAAAATATCTCCAGCACAAATAAGACACTAATGAGAGTTAATATATCATACAAGGAGGAAGACTTTTATTGTataccttttatatttttaaatgttaatctattagaaacttaaaaaattcttaaaaataaattaaaaaaaaattcttgacaagtaatgcagttttttttaaagaacaacattttctttacatattctcAAAGAAATTTCACTGCAGAGAATACCACATGAGCTAATTCTATAACTGCCAAATCGAGTAAAAGCGAAAGTCACGTCGTgtctgtttgtgatcccatggacttgcagcctgccaggctcctctatccatgggactctccaggccagaatactggagtgggtggccatgccctcctccaggggatcttcccaacccaggttcccgaattgcaggcagattctgacccaacagggaagcctgtcaaattacggacttttggactcagagggagagggagagggtgggatgatttgggagaatggcattctaacatgtatactatcatgtaagaattgaatcaccagtctatgtctgacgcagggtgcagcatgcttggggctggtgcatggggatgacccagagagatgttgtggggagggaggtgggaggggggttcatgtttgggaacgcatgtaagaattaaagattttaaaatttaaaaaataaaaaacaaaaacaaaacaaaaaataaataaataaagtgctgtatataaaataacagACATGTCTACCAGTGTCATTCAGACTTCAAACTCAATAGTCTAAAAGTTAAAATTAGACAAGTACAGTTTTCCTCCTAATTACCCACCTTGGCTTGCTTCTTGGCttgcttctttgcttttttctgtaAGTGCTTACTTGTTCCTGAAGGAATATCGTTTCTCTCCTTTAGGTAACTGTCATTATCTTTTTCTTCCTCGCTATCTTTATCTTCATCTTCCAttgtctttttcagatttttatcatTTATACTTTTCTTGCCACTCTTAAAATATGGAGAGAATATGgaccaaaaataaaactttattaccgCTTGTAAAGAGATTTCATGTTACCTAAACAGTTTTCTATTCCTAATTTACACCAGATttatttttcatactgtttgGAAACATATCCAGGACAAAATTAATTCATCTGAGACACTAGAAAACAATCTTCACATACtgagaaaacaagcaaacaaacaaaacagtaaaaaaaaaaaggcaatttaaCATGTGAGTGTAACAGAAAGGACTATAGTGAGTTGTAATAGATACATGCTGTACCATGCTGTAATTACATCTATTTCTAAATGCACTTTCTGTTGATAAGTGATTTACATGTCCAACTACAggtattcctttttattcttttcttctcatGCAAGCGacagttttaaagaaaagaaaaaataagagtatGTTTGGTAAGACATAGTAACTTCGGTAATCACTTAGTGATTTAAAGGGACCCCCCCAATTCATATTAAGTTGAATAATGATTTATCCAATACtcataatgttattttttttcctaatattacTTGATAAGAACTAAATTTATATGGCTTACTCTCTGTTAATATTTATGAACTTAAACTTTAAGGGATTTCTGGTTAATCTTAAATAACGAAAATAGTAATGACTTATATGAAATAAATACTTCCCCATATGTAAACTAACCAAGTTAGTCATCCGTAACCAATTCAAAACATAGTCTTtaaaatgcatacatatacacacacataaaaatatatatatacacaaatacatatatttaatcaTTCTCTTTTCAAATCTTTAAAACTCTTCTATCTCACATATATTAAGAAAACTTTTTCCATGCAAGGCCTAGTAAAGTACAAACTTGGAAACGGTAACAAGCCCTCCCTCACAAAATTTAGTACAGGAAAGAAAACAATCTACTTACATAAAATAAACTCAATAATCTTACCTGATCATCTAAAACCGGCAGAGACAAATCAAGGAAAGATTCATGAACCAAGGAGACCTTAACCAACCAAAAAAGATgatgagaaaaggaggaaaagattCACTTTAAACATCATATAGTAAAATCTTGGGGAGGGgggctaaattttaaaataaaggcttaAGAATATGAAATACTACACAGTGTTGAGGACTTTGGGTTAggtataagaaattaaaatattatacttCTTCCTGATATAAGGAATGTTCATAGTTCTAGCAAAAAACTATGCATACTTAGTTCAAAAAGAATATCTTACAAAACTAACCAGATGTTTCTGTTTCCAAAAGAAACAACTCACGAACTATCCTCTATTAATATGCATAAATCCAGTCTGCACTGCATCTACTTACAGTTCTGCATTCATCACACATGATTGTACTAGTCAGCTCACCACCAAATATTCGGTCCACGAAACTTGgtactgattttttcttttcatactctataaggggaaaaaaggctATCAATTACCTGTACACAATTAATGAAGTAAGATGAAACTACTTACTTACCTATCTAaccctgaaattttatttttaatttcctattgACTTGTTTTTCTCTACTCATAATtcccataattttatttttatactacaGTCAGCAGAATGTACTCCAGCATTCTAAGCAGGATACAATTTAACAcatcttgcacacacacacacaaattcttaTCTAGGGTCTAGTCAGTGCAAAATGGATTGTGCCAAGTCAGTGGGACTTTCTGTGCATCAATATTTTAACTACCAAAAGTGAAATGAGCAGACTGGGCTGCGCAGGATGATAATTTAGCTCACTTCTGGCTCTGGTATTCAGACACCGGCAGCAGATTTGAGAGTGACTTGCTTTGTGAACTCCattcaaaatcaaaacaaaaacaaaaagcccttAGGAAAGTATTTGAGACAaaatcctccttttctttctctatgtCCCCAGGAACAACCTTGGTACGCTTAGCATAAGGTGATGGGGTTTTACTACCTAGCCATCCAATTTTCTAGCTACATGAAATGTGTAAGCCTTGTTAGAACGACAGGTGTCATTTATACAGAAACACATTTTGTGACAGACAGTTGAGCAGGCTAGATTCTCTCCATTAATGGCCAGGCCAGCACCAAGGGCACTGAGGAGGCAAACAGTTGCTCTGTGTAGATTCCAAGCTGTGCTTCACAATTCAGTAGTTGCTAGTCACTGGAGCCATTTAAAGCGgttaaaatcaaatgaaaataaaaattcagctcTTTTTGCACCAGTCACATTTCAAGGGCTCAATTGCCACATATGGCTGCTGTATCAGACAGCAGAAATACTGAAGTAATCCATCATCACAGACAGCTCTACTCAACAAACCTTTCCTAAATCATTAAATGTTACACAACAATAAGAATAAAGTCAGCTCCATGATTAATAAACTAGCTGATAACTAGCAAAGACAAGTGTAAATCACTAACAATTTAAAGTCTAAGCTTTTGAGGCAATtgtctggcagtccagtggttaggacttggacctctggctttcactgctgaggcctgggttcagttcctggttggagaactaagaccccTCGAGCCACGTGGCAGGGCCAAATACATAAAGtctaagcttttaaaaaataaaattgggatGTCATCTTAGCTCTATGTTTATAAATTTTACCATAATACTACATAAAAAGAATACACCTAGGTTAAATTTTCCTAAAGTATTTACCTTTGGAGtactgaataatttttttaaatcaacagagataaagaaaaattatacacTAATAACTGCGGATTTAAAATACATGTGCCAACAGTCCTGTTTTAATGTACATAGGATTTCAACTATACTGTTTTAGTTCAAGAAGTCAGACATTAcctttaactttatttttcagttcttcaTCCACTTTTTCAGTAGAATTACCAAATGCTTTAAGAATTCCTTTACTCACTCtctaaaagtaataaaataaatatatatactattaaatatatagttattttccttaaaaaatatgtaatcaAGTAAAGAAAATGATCAAATATTAGCACCTCAAAATTACcaaataaaaatcagtatttttaaaatcacattttcaaaATCAATTCCAGGAGCTAAaaagaaatatactttaaaaaacaataactaACCCTTGAGCAAAGGCACTGTATTAGCATTTCAAGATTTTAACCTACTCGAACTAAAGTTTCTCAGAACATGCCCACCTCCTTTGAAAAAGACCACTGAAATATCATGTTCTAGAAGCACAGTGCGcgtgtgctcagctgctaagccatgtctgactctttgtgaacccatggattacagactgccagactcctctgtccatgtctgTCATTTCCCATGCTAGAATACTTGCAGAAAATTCCCATGcaaaattttgccatttcctcctctaggggatcttccagacccagggatcaaacctgcatctcttgcctctcctgcactggcaggcagattcctgagCCACCTGAAATCCCAGAAGCAGAGAACTATAGGGACAGACTCCAGTGCTCAAGGCTCAGCTCCATCACTACTGGGTGACCCTGAACCAGGCAATGAACTTCTGGATATCCTAGCTTCATAATCTATAGAGTGAGAAAAATGACAGTAGCATGTACCTCACAGAACGGTTGTAAGGACTGAGTAAGGTAATTCACAAAATACTGAGAACAGTGcttgacaaaaaataaaagcaacataaATATCGTTATCAGTGTGTTATTACTATTACTAATCATATCTACACACACCCTCCCCAAAATTACATCCTGGCAATTGACAAAAATTTTACAATGCAACAAATGCTCCCTGActcttacaaaataaaaatacttcccAGATTAAAAAGAGTGTTAAATCACACTCAGAGTAAGAGTAAGGCTGCACTGCAACTGGGAATCGTCTGGGGAGGAATATTTTCCATACCTCTCTCTCTCCTGACATAGGCTACAATGTCAACCCTTAGTGAACAATAATGACGCAAACAGCGAGCAAAGTAAAGCATCCTGAAAAGAATCATTTTTAATtcccttcattcatttaataattaaaatatactagccaagaaaaagaaaagaaaaataaatatacaaaaaaggaaagaaaatacactggttgAAAAGGCtggtgaagaaaaaaattttaatataatggcCTCAGTAACTAGTTTTCATTGTTCTAATAACCCTTATTAACATCAAATGACAGAAAAGTTAATGAAGATAAGATTATAAAATACACTGGTCAAAATATGCTAACCTGATGTTCTTCTGCTCTCATTCCATCCAATAAATAGCGAAGCAGCTCCTGACTGTCCTGTTGCTGGTAGCCTTTAAATCGCACTGCTctacagggaagaaagaaaaactatggtGAGTCCActaaaagaaactattttttatATAATCTTAGGATCATATCCCAAATTTTGGCATGTTCcaatttctcaaaatttttgtttAGTCCAACAACACTCTTGGCAGATTTAATTTTCACACAAAGTATATGTGTTTTTAAACCATGCTTTAATATTATCTGCTGCATTAACTCTACTCCTATTAATTTTTCATCGTGTTTCCCAGTGTCTTACTGCGGTGCTGAAAGCACAGTCAATACGGATACTCACTTTTTACAGACCTGAGAAAAGAGCTCTCTGGGTGCCACGACTCCCTTTTTGGTCTCTTGCATCTCGTTGAGAAACTGGCTCATGGCTAGCGTAAGAGGGCCTGGTGGCTCAAGGTTTATTTCTAAGGGTTCCTGAATATGGgaataaaaattactttcttcagtcaaattttagaattgtttatCAAAATGCAACTCGTCAACCTATATTCCTATGTTCCTGATAGAGCTGTTCCAATTAAAAGTTCAAAATGTACATCAAAAGATGGAGAAAGCTTTTAGTCCTAAACTATTTTGATAAAGAATTCAGTTTTATTGTTTCCTCTTATCAGGAACTTACTGCCTAGGAACTGAAAGAGCTAAATCGAAATGTAGATAATAAAAATGGAGAAGGTAAAACTCATTTCGCTACACAGCATATCAGTCACTTTAAAAGAAGTTCAAACTGATAATGAGTGCTCAGAGCTTCATAGGCAGCATTCCCCAGAAGGAAGCCAAACACTCAGCACAGCAGAAGGGCTTTCAGgagcaaacacacacaaaggCCCCTCATAAATATCCACTAGCCTGAAAATTTAACTTGGTagcttaaaacaaataaaaaaggtgAAAATGAGCACcagttcttaaaaataatttaaaatgctgctactcagagaggaaaagaaaagaagaaaaatttaaagtacATACTGTTAGTGCCAAATCAGGTGGTTCAATTTTTACAATTGTTCCAGACATTTTCACTTCTTTTAGTAGTTCTCTAAGCACTGGTGTTTGTGACAAATTCTGGAATGCagatggaaaagaaaggaaaaattatttacaGGCAAACCAATTCAGTCAAATACTTTAAGTGTCTATtcttccaaaacagaaaaacaccaTCAACACTGCAACTTTTATTGTGTCTGTTACACACAAAGCAACATCAtgctcttcccccaccccacctggctCATAAATACTTCAGTCCTGAGTTTAGCCATCACCTCAGGTCTTTCTCCCAACCCCCTCTATGAAGTAGCTACcctacccccaccaccaccaccaccaccaccaccacatgcaGCCAGGAATTTATTTCTGTACTTGGTTCCCTTGTGCTTCTAACACCCAAGTGACAGTTCTGTGACGGCACGGGCCACGGTTGTTTTGAACCCCTTGGCATGCCAGTGCTTAGCACAGGGTTTTACTGTCACGTAAAGTAAACATTCCCttgaattttctttgaaaacataGGAAGAAACTACGTGTAAGGGAAAAGCTCAATATTATCCGTAGCAAATATGCAAAAACATCCCAGCATTATGAGGAAAATAATAAGATCTTTTTAAAGGGGGGAAATATTAACACTGGCACCTGCATAACTGCATTGAAGAAACATGTATTTCCCAAATTACTGAGTCCTTTCACAGTTATTTGGGAAGTAGAATTCATGGAAGGATTTTCTCTCgccatgttttcctttttttctctctcttgctcatttttactctccttttctagctttttattttcaagttcaaTATTACCATTATCTtttgctgcttaaaaaaaaaagaagaaaaagaaatgatttagCAAAATGTGCAAGACACCCATACCAAATGCAAAGATATACTTGGGACCAGAATTTGTGAATTTTACCTAATAACATGATTTGCCACCTGTTtgattataaatgttttattacaaataaattaccatcaagagagaaaaaccaataaaccaaaaatattcagaactgacATAGGCAAACCAAACAGTATTCAGTATAAATCCCCTTTTAACTGAACAAATGTTTTTTACAAATGAGCAATCTTACCCTGTGAAATCAGAGTATAAAGCAATCAAACAAAGAACATGGACatgaagtaaatttttaaatgaagtctgAGAGTGGAAAACTAAccctggagacttccctggtggtttgttggttaagagtctgcactcccaatacaggggcctgggttcaatccctggtcaggaaactagatcccatatgccagaaCTAAAAGTTCCAGCATAGTGCAACCAAGATCAAAGAtgccatatgccacaactaagacccggtgcagccaatcacattaactaaaatatatatatatatataactaatctTGAAGTTAGGAACAAACAATTCTGGCTCCACAAAAGATACCTCTGGGACTGTAAAAATCTAAAGGAGCTTTTAAAGCAGATGATGAAAATCAACCCTATTAACTTAATAATGACTGAAAAATACCCGAGAAGTATCTGGCCTTTTGAAGGAATCATAGGCACTTTACTTTCACATCATCCaaacagtgttcagttcagttcaatcagtcCAGTCCtactcttcaccaccccatggactgcagcatgccaggcctccctgtccatcaccaactttcacaTCATCCAATCTATTATAAGGCAGGTCTGCCTTAAGCCCTGTGCCAGGCTATGGGAGTGTGGAGTTACTGCTCATCGCTAACCCAGATTCTTCATCATACATGACTATATTACTTCTCAGATTCCCTTCTAACTCCTTATAATTGTCTATGTTCTTACTGTTTTACATTCTTAACCAAAGATAGTTTCATAGTTTGAAATCAATCATTAATAATGTTATTCAGCTATATGCAATGATACAGTATGTGAAACTAAATACCCACAGATAATATATATCAACGTTACAGTCCATATTAAGAAACAAATGATTTTACCTGATTTTGGAGTTGTATTACCAGCCTGCTTTCTAACATAATCAACCACCTGACCCAGTCGGTTTGAATTACAATACTGGACTTCATCGTCACATAGGTAACACCTGTGTCCCAAAAGATCCCAGAGAAGAAAAGTGACAAACTGACAACCACAGAAGGAGACTAATTTTAATTCAGGGGACCCAAAGTGTGCAACCCTCGAACTATTCCAGTAAAGAAGCTGAAAATAAAAACGCTATGTTCTCTTGAAGAAGACTATGCATATTAACTCTGCTGTACCGTTTAAGTTAGCCTGAACTACAGCTCCATACAAATACTGCGAAAATGCTCCAAACATGTTGCAGAAATGATTGTTTACAACGGGAAAGTTTTTTCTAATCATATGTTAAATTACAGACCTACATtatcaaaataaacaaattttacaaCTGACAAATGATGTTcagtgaatgggcttcccagggggcgctagtggtaaagaacctgcctgccaatgcaggagacatgagagacgcttgatccctggatggggacgatctcctggaggagggcaaggcaacccaggccagtattcctgcctggagaatcccatgggcagaagagcctggtgggctacagtccacagggtcacaaagaggcgaacacaactgaagtgagagCACATGTGCACGGTCAGTGAGCAGTGCTATGTGAACGGTTGTTAAAGATGCGAAATTTTAATgatgttaaaagacaaaaaatgccAGCCTAACATTTTCATGCAGATTCACTGCCaaaatttattatctcagtttATCTGGAATTTGTTCTGAGTGTCCCAACTCTACCATATGCTTTGTAATATCACGAGAGAAAAACAAAGGGTAAAAATTCCTATGTCTTCTACATGCTATAATTGTTGTGTTTGTACAATACTAAGCAAAAGCTTCTCATAACATCACACTCTCTAGCCTTCTGAAAGTGATGCGTGCATGTaagctcagtagctcagttgtgtcgcTCTTTGTgctcccgtggactgcagcctgccaggctcctctgtctgtgggattttccagggcagcatgctggaatgggttgccaactcctcctccaggggattttcccaacccaaggatcaaacccaagtctcctgcatctcctgggttgcaggcagattctttactactgagccaatgGGGAAGCCTGAAAGTGACGGTATGTAAACAAATACTTCAAAAATTTAAACTTTCTTGCTCTTTAAAGCAGTTCAAACACCTCCATTCTCCAACATTTCAAATAATTTCCAGCAAATGGGCACAGGAGTTGAAACTCACCATACACTCCAGTTGTCCAAACTAAGAACCAGGCAATGAGGTTCAGATCTTGGTTTCATGTAGTGCTTCAAAGCGTGTTGCTCCTGAGAATTTCTGCCACAGCCCTAGAGAATCATAATCATAAAACTCAAAGCCACAAAAACTCACCAGGAGAGAATTCACAATCTACAGTGAATAAGGAAGTGGATCAAGAAATCCTGCCAttcttacaattttaaaattaaaacttgagACTGTGACAATactaaatgctggcaaggatggaGCGAGTGGATCACTCAAACACTACTGGGAGGAATATAAAATGGGACAGTCATTCTGGAAAAGCTTGGGAGTATCTTAAAAACTGAACATTTAATTATCATATTACCCAGCAATTGCACTCTTGGACATTTTCCCCAGAGAAATGAAATCTTAAATTAAATTCACAAAAAAatgtgtacacaaatgttcatagcaggcTTTACTCATGATCACCACAAACTGAGATCAGCCCAGATGTCCTTCAATGGGTGAACAAACCGTGGTACACCTCTACCATGGAATACCACTTGGCAATAAAAAAGAAGCAACCATTGAGACCCAGGACTTGGG
This genomic window contains:
- the USP16 gene encoding ubiquitin carboxyl-terminal hydrolase 16 isoform X4 yields the protein MGAVAVEPMCRHIRKGLEQGNLKKALVNVEWNICQDCKTDNKVKDKSEEETEENPSVWLCLKCGHQGCGRNSQEQHALKHYMKPRSEPHCLVLSLDNWSVWCYLCDDEVQYCNSNRLGQVVDYVRKQAGNTTPKSAKDNGNIELENKKLEKESKNEQEREKKENMARENPSMNSTSQITVKGLSNLGNTCFFNAVMQNLSQTPVLRELLKEVKMSGTIVKIEPPDLALTEPLEINLEPPGPLTLAMSQFLNEMQETKKGVVAPRELFSQVCKKAVRFKGYQQQDSQELLRYLLDGMRAEEHQRVSKGILKAFGNSTEKVDEELKNKVKEYEKKKSVPSFVDRIFGGELTSTIMCDECRTVSLVHESFLDLSLPVLDDQSGKKSINDKNLKKTMEDEDKDSEEEKDNDSYLKERNDIPSGTSKHLQKKAKKQAKKQAKNQRRQQKIQGKVLHLNVYAVDHPEDNECEVEMSLQGEADIKSNHISQEEVAPKEYCVNQEDLNGHEKMIESITDNQKSTEKAAMKNVSVDNDLEVLASSATECPKNLNGAYLKEGSNGEVDISSGFENLNLNAALQPDEINIEILDDDPTPGTKVYEVVNEDPETAFCTLANREAFNTDECSVQHCLYQFTRNEKLRDANKLLCEVCTRRQYSGPKANMKGERKHVYTNAKKQMLISLAPPVLTLHFKRFQQAGFNLRKVNKHIKFPEILDLAPFCTLKCKNVAEEHTRVLYSLYGVVEHSGTMRSGHYTAYAKTRTANTHLSNLVLHGDIPQDFEMESTKGQWFHISDTHVQAVPTTKVLNSQAYLLFYERIL
- the USP16 gene encoding ubiquitin carboxyl-terminal hydrolase 16 isoform X3, which encodes MGAVAVEPMCRHIRKGLEQGNLKKALVNVEWNICQDCKTDNKVKDKSEEETEENPSVWLCLKCGHQGCGRNSQEQHALKHYMKPRSEPHCLVLSLDNWSVWCYLCDDEVQYCNSNRLGQVVDYVRKQAGNTTPKSAAKDNGNIELENKKLEKESKNEQEREKKENMARENPSMNSTSQITVKGLSNLGNTCFFNAVMQNLSQTPVLRELLKEVKMSGTIVKIEPPDLALTEPLEINLEPPGPLTLAMSQFLNEMQETKKGVVAPRELFSQVCKKAVRFKGYQQQDSQELLRYLLDGMRAEEHQRVSKGILKAFGNSTEKVDEELKNKVKEYEKKKSVPSFVDRIFGGELTSTIMCDECRTVSLVHESFLDLSLPVLDDQSGKKSINDKNLKKTMEDEDKDSEEEKDNDSYLKERNDIPSGTSKHLQKKAKKQAKKQAKNQRRQQKIQGKVLHLNVYAVDHPEDNECEVEMSLQGEADIKSNHISQEEVAPKEYCVNQEDLNGHEKMIESITDNQKSTEKAAMKNVSVDNDLEVLASSATECPKNLNGAYLKEGSNGEVDISSGFENLNLNAALQPDEINIEILDDDPTPGTKVYEVVNEDPETAFCTLANREAFNTDECSVQHCLYQFTRNEKLRDANKLLCEVCTRRQYSGPKANMKGERKHVYTNAKKQMLISLAPPVLTLHFKRFQQAGFNLRKVNKHIKFPEILDLAPFCTLKCKNVAEEHTRVLYSLYGVVEHSGTMRSGHYTAYAKTRTANTHLSNLVLHGDIPQDFEMESTKGQWFHISDTHVQAVPTTKVLNSQAYLLFYERIL